One part of the Novipirellula aureliae genome encodes these proteins:
- the pheA gene encoding prephenate dehydratase produces MHTSQDEINRLDAQLLKLLDRRALMVEWMLSNADSQSVCGGIASAAKQIERVISKYDDQNSSIDDASRREVLQHVASVCLASVQELRVAFLGPKYSYSHLASLKYFGEGADFAPVGSIAGVFEAVLRGDVAAGLVPIENSTDGRVVDTLGMFVRQKLPICGEVVLPIHHNLLSRSPREAITEIHSKPQALSQCRQWLSIHFPSVSIVESGSTTAAAELAASECGIAAVASLEAGRQYKLDVIAANIEDNPNNVTRFAVLGKDLPAPTGDDKTSLLFQVNHQPGALADVMTIFKHHELNLTWIESFPSSETPNEYHFFIELTGHRDEKNVAAAFAELYKQTQQLEILGSYPRGR; encoded by the coding sequence ATGCATACCTCTCAAGACGAAATCAATCGGCTCGACGCCCAGCTTCTTAAACTTCTCGACCGACGGGCGCTGATGGTCGAATGGATGTTGTCAAACGCGGATTCGCAATCCGTGTGCGGAGGCATTGCGTCGGCAGCGAAGCAGATTGAGCGGGTTATCTCTAAATACGATGATCAAAATTCATCGATCGACGATGCGTCTCGCCGAGAGGTTCTGCAACATGTCGCAAGCGTTTGTTTGGCGTCCGTGCAGGAACTTCGCGTCGCCTTCTTAGGGCCAAAGTACAGTTATAGTCATTTGGCGTCACTCAAGTATTTTGGGGAAGGTGCCGACTTTGCTCCCGTTGGCTCGATCGCAGGCGTCTTCGAAGCTGTCCTCCGGGGCGATGTTGCCGCCGGTTTGGTGCCGATCGAAAATAGTACCGATGGGAGGGTCGTCGATACGCTCGGCATGTTCGTCCGACAAAAATTACCGATATGTGGCGAAGTGGTGCTCCCCATTCATCACAACTTGCTTTCACGATCACCGCGCGAAGCGATCACCGAAATCCATAGTAAACCGCAAGCGTTGTCGCAATGCCGTCAATGGTTGTCGATCCACTTCCCCTCGGTAAGTATTGTGGAGAGCGGCAGTACCACCGCAGCCGCAGAGTTGGCGGCAAGCGAATGTGGAATCGCGGCGGTTGCCAGTCTTGAGGCAGGACGCCAGTACAAACTTGACGTGATTGCAGCAAATATCGAAGACAATCCAAATAATGTGACCCGCTTTGCGGTGCTCGGGAAAGACCTACCTGCACCTACGGGTGATGACAAAACATCGCTCTTGTTCCAAGTCAATCATCAACCGGGCGCCTTGGCCGATGTGATGACTATCTTTAAGCATCACGAACTGAACTTGACATGGATCGAATCGTTTCCGTCATCAGAAACGCCGAACGAGTATCACTTTTTCATCGAATTGACAGGACACCGTGACGAGAAAAACGTTGCGGCGGCGTTCGCAGAACTGTACAAGCAAACTCAGCAGCTTGAGATCCTTGGGTCGTATCCGCGTGGTCGATAG
- a CDS encoding NAD(P)/FAD-dependent oxidoreductase, whose product MTILIIGGGVAGCSLAIRLRQLGIDVDLAEKEVFPRPKVCGCCIGVAGLASLRSLGVLDAARSVSMATNQWCASIGNRLLEIDLPDGIAISREVLDPLLLSAAQVGGTNIFTPCAATVTSVRQDQVEVKMVRDGKARRAEYDCVIVASGLRSGGIQETLPWTETPHGPFGISFTADSEAIQPQRIYMACDDDGYVGLVRLGDGRVDVAAALQSGGTSASKGDPLTRVKAILSRSQFARLDLVNLSPALTTPPLRRTRKAGCGRLLAVGDAAGYVEPFTGEGMTWAMQTSIAAADLIADAPGDLQSIGDRWNEKQATLLARKKRNCRWVTSALRSPLARTFAARTLTMFPALARPLIKSLN is encoded by the coding sequence ATGACAATCCTGATTATTGGCGGCGGTGTTGCCGGATGTAGTTTGGCAATCCGTCTTCGACAACTTGGTATCGATGTCGACTTGGCGGAAAAGGAGGTCTTTCCGAGGCCGAAGGTTTGCGGTTGCTGTATCGGTGTTGCGGGGCTCGCGTCGCTGCGGAGTTTGGGCGTTCTCGATGCGGCGCGGTCAGTTTCGATGGCAACCAATCAGTGGTGTGCTTCGATCGGCAACCGTTTGCTCGAAATCGATCTACCCGACGGCATCGCGATCAGCCGCGAAGTGCTCGATCCGCTACTCCTGAGTGCAGCGCAGGTGGGCGGCACAAACATTTTCACCCCTTGCGCTGCAACCGTAACGTCCGTACGGCAAGATCAAGTTGAAGTAAAAATGGTTCGTGATGGCAAAGCTCGCAGGGCCGAATACGACTGCGTCATCGTGGCGTCAGGACTTCGATCGGGCGGTATTCAAGAAACCTTGCCTTGGACCGAAACGCCGCATGGACCGTTTGGTATTTCATTTACCGCCGACTCGGAAGCTATCCAACCTCAGCGGATCTACATGGCGTGCGATGATGATGGCTACGTGGGTCTAGTAAGACTCGGTGATGGCCGGGTCGATGTCGCCGCGGCGCTGCAAAGTGGTGGAACATCGGCGTCAAAAGGCGATCCATTGACTCGCGTCAAAGCGATCTTGAGCCGCAGCCAATTCGCACGGCTTGATCTGGTCAACCTCTCGCCTGCGTTGACGACGCCACCACTACGGCGGACTCGCAAAGCGGGTTGCGGACGATTGTTGGCGGTTGGTGATGCCGCAGGCTACGTCGAACCGTTTACGGGCGAAGGGATGACCTGGGCCATGCAAACCTCGATCGCGGCTGCGGATTTGATCGCCGACGCGCCCGGCGATCTGCAATCGATAGGCGACCGCTGGAACGAAAAGCAAGCGACACTATTAGCCCGCAAAAAACGCAATTGCCGCTGGGTCACGTCTGCCCTACGAAGTCCATTAGCCAGAACTTTCGCGGCCCGCACGCTAACGATGTTCCCTGCGCTGGCACGGCCACTCATCAAGAGCTTGAACTGA
- a CDS encoding DUF1015 domain-containing protein, translating to MPQIAPFAAVRYNLDHVGSISDVIAPPYDVIDPELQDQLYKRHAANVIRIILNRQEPGDSGDEKYERAAKFVEQWKSEGVLKRDPSPAYYVYHQEFTIDGQTFNRRGFMGRVRIQPFGEGNVYPHEETHPKAKVDRLKLTKATKQNNSQIFGLYPDPENEIITLLDTATAGAECIEATDHLGVIHKLWPVTDESVISKVSALMADKPMFVADGHHRYETAANYRDYQTEMLGTLPEDHPANFVMTMLVGMSDPGMIVLPTHRLVRGTKAFSSANLVARLTGPFDCEVVGGGIDAASAVWSNMESADDQGWIGLYAAEDQTWVLCKATDAAHEKMKEIAPERSDDWQHLGVSLLHRLVIDNLLESAGHPKPTYVHDVSELIEGIKGEGSQAESDSDEPYTLAALVMPAKLAHVEAISLHKERMPAKSTYFYPKLLSGLTFNPLD from the coding sequence ATGCCTCAAATCGCTCCTTTTGCTGCTGTCCGCTACAACCTAGACCATGTCGGATCGATTTCAGATGTGATCGCGCCCCCCTACGACGTGATCGATCCAGAACTGCAAGACCAACTTTACAAGCGTCATGCAGCGAACGTGATTCGAATCATTCTAAACCGTCAAGAGCCTGGCGATTCGGGCGACGAGAAATATGAGCGGGCGGCAAAGTTTGTCGAGCAATGGAAGAGTGAGGGGGTGCTTAAACGGGACCCCTCGCCCGCCTACTATGTCTATCACCAAGAGTTCACAATTGACGGACAAACCTTCAATCGCCGTGGTTTCATGGGTCGCGTGCGCATTCAACCGTTTGGCGAAGGCAACGTCTATCCGCACGAAGAAACGCATCCGAAGGCGAAAGTCGACCGTCTGAAACTAACCAAAGCGACGAAGCAGAACAACAGTCAAATCTTTGGTCTCTACCCTGACCCTGAAAACGAAATCATCACACTTCTCGATACTGCGACGGCGGGAGCCGAATGTATCGAGGCGACCGATCATTTGGGGGTCATCCATAAACTGTGGCCTGTTACCGACGAATCGGTGATTTCGAAAGTGAGTGCATTGATGGCCGACAAGCCAATGTTTGTTGCCGATGGTCATCATCGCTACGAGACCGCTGCGAATTACCGCGATTATCAAACCGAAATGCTCGGAACGCTTCCTGAGGACCATCCCGCCAACTTTGTCATGACGATGCTTGTTGGGATGAGTGACCCTGGGATGATTGTTTTGCCTACGCATCGGCTGGTCCGTGGAACGAAGGCGTTTTCCTCTGCGAATCTTGTCGCTCGGCTAACGGGTCCCTTCGATTGCGAAGTCGTTGGCGGCGGCATCGATGCGGCTTCCGCCGTATGGTCGAACATGGAATCGGCCGACGACCAAGGTTGGATCGGTCTATACGCCGCGGAAGATCAGACATGGGTATTGTGCAAAGCGACCGATGCTGCTCACGAAAAGATGAAAGAGATTGCACCAGAACGAAGTGACGATTGGCAGCATTTGGGAGTTAGTTTGCTACATCGACTTGTTATTGATAACCTGTTGGAATCGGCGGGTCATCCAAAGCCGACTTATGTTCACGACGTCAGCGAATTGATTGAAGGGATCAAGGGCGAAGGCAGCCAGGCGGAAAGCGATTCAGACGAACCGTACACATTGGCTGCGTTGGTGATGCCAGCGAAATTGGCTCATGTGGAGGCGATCAGTTTGCACAAGGAACGGATGCCAGCGAAGAGTACTTATTTCTATCCTAAACTACTGAGTGGGCTGACCTTCAATCCACTCGATTGA
- a CDS encoding phosphoribosylanthranilate isomerase, whose protein sequence is MVDFPHTTPSVYRFAITLKFTDYSVYGYLIQAVSEDQSRLSRKGSESKQVAASLRDAKFPILVSPRCEILYFGETRLPVLVRKFIHTFSIPIEGSLTVFRVKICGIKLKSDVDCVRAAGGDAVGLNFFSKSVRYVDPESVSTMELSIHAQNSGLKRVGVFANASAEAIEKAIRPTSGHPNLIDIIQLHGDETLAEARQVESIGLPILRAIKLPTSPMDIGKIERSVRPWIDAGYAVLLDADGGAMHGGSGKTLDWASIRTWAESDQQRSTWILAGGLHPENVSEAIRLSGAARVDVASGVEEIRGQKSYAKIQAFCQAALK, encoded by the coding sequence GTGGTTGACTTTCCGCACACGACGCCTTCTGTTTATCGGTTTGCGATCACGTTAAAGTTTACCGATTATTCCGTTTACGGCTATTTGATTCAAGCGGTTTCGGAAGATCAGAGTCGCCTTTCGCGGAAAGGCAGTGAATCGAAACAAGTAGCCGCGTCTCTCCGAGACGCGAAATTCCCTATCTTGGTCTCTCCGAGATGCGAAATTCTGTATTTTGGAGAGACACGGCTACCTGTACTGGTAAGAAAATTTATTCACACCTTTTCCATCCCTATTGAAGGTTCGTTGACCGTGTTTCGAGTGAAGATTTGTGGCATTAAACTTAAGTCGGACGTCGACTGCGTTCGAGCGGCAGGCGGCGACGCGGTCGGTTTGAATTTTTTTTCAAAAAGTGTCCGCTATGTTGATCCCGAATCCGTCTCGACGATGGAATTGTCGATCCACGCTCAAAATTCGGGTCTAAAACGGGTCGGCGTGTTTGCGAACGCGTCGGCCGAAGCAATCGAAAAAGCCATCCGACCGACTTCGGGGCACCCCAATTTGATTGATATCATCCAATTGCATGGTGACGAAACGCTCGCCGAAGCCCGTCAAGTCGAGTCGATTGGGCTACCGATTTTGCGAGCCATCAAGCTACCGACTTCGCCAATGGATATCGGTAAAATCGAGCGATCGGTACGTCCTTGGATCGATGCGGGGTATGCCGTTTTACTCGATGCCGACGGGGGAGCGATGCATGGCGGCAGCGGCAAAACGTTGGACTGGGCATCCATTCGAACTTGGGCCGAATCGGATCAGCAACGATCGACATGGATTCTAGCGGGCGGTTTGCATCCCGAAAACGTCAGCGAAGCGATCCGTTTGTCGGGGGCGGCTCGCGTCGATGTGGCCAGCGGCGTCGAAGAGATCCGGGGACAAAAGTCGTACGCAAAGATCCAGGCTTTCTGCCAAGCCGCGCTCAAATAG
- a CDS encoding methyltransferase domain-containing protein: MRRSLRPEQMDDPNLTPAEHRRALRGLTRLNRISGVADAMYRYLYQYAISDRSRSLNVLDVASGAGDVPINWAKRAKRDGLALDITTLDISPTAIAEQQRRATAANVELESIQCDCLHSDLPTGYDVVTSSLFMHHLDDDQVIHVLRSMRKATNDKILICDLERSRFNLAIVTIGSHLVTRSKVVHFDGPQSVRAAYTKSEFASLAQHALGSPMKLQSAFPCRFIAMNNQ; this comes from the coding sequence TTGCGACGATCCTTACGCCCCGAACAGATGGACGATCCCAACTTGACGCCTGCCGAGCACCGCCGGGCACTTCGTGGGCTCACCCGCTTAAACCGCATTAGTGGTGTGGCAGACGCGATGTACAGGTATTTGTACCAATATGCGATATCGGATCGATCGAGGTCGCTGAATGTATTAGACGTTGCGAGTGGCGCAGGGGATGTTCCGATCAACTGGGCGAAACGTGCAAAACGCGATGGGCTCGCGCTTGATATCACCACTCTCGATATTAGTCCCACAGCGATTGCCGAGCAGCAAAGACGGGCAACAGCAGCCAACGTGGAACTTGAATCCATTCAGTGTGATTGCCTCCATTCGGATTTGCCAACGGGCTACGATGTCGTGACGAGTTCCTTGTTCATGCACCACCTTGATGACGATCAGGTGATTCATGTCCTTCGATCGATGCGGAAAGCGACGAACGACAAAATACTGATTTGCGACTTGGAAAGATCACGATTCAATCTAGCCATCGTGACAATCGGTTCACATCTTGTTACACGATCCAAAGTCGTCCACTTTGATGGGCCGCAAAGTGTCCGAGCAGCCTACACCAAGTCAGAATTTGCCAGCCTCGCCCAACATGCCCTTGGATCCCCTATGAAGTTACAATCCGCTTTCCCCTGCCGGTTCATAGCAATGAATAACCAATGA
- the ahcY gene encoding adenosylhomocysteinase, protein MSQVQTERVPYKVKDINLAEYGRKEIGIAENEMPGLMALREKYGDSKPLAGARIAGCLHMTIQTAVLIETLVALGAEVTWSSCNIFSTQDHAAAAIAATGVPVYAWKGMNEQEFDWCIEQTLNFPSGKPLNMILDDGGDLTAMVHDKFPELLKDIKGISEETTAGIHRLEVLNRTGRLQVPAFNVNDSATKSKFDNLYGCRESLADGVKRATDVMLAGKVAVVCGYGDVGKGCAHSLQRYGCRVIVTEIDPINALQAAMEGFEVTTMEEAAKEGRLFVTTTGNKDIILGSHMVEMADDAILCNIGHFDTEIDIAWLESEVEAGRVTKVEIKPSDVGAVDRYTFKETGRSILILAKGRLVNLGCATGHPSFVMSTSFTNQVLAQMELWNNDGQYETKVYMLPKRLDEEVARLHLGKLGVKLTKLTEDQAKYIGVPIDGPYKSDHYRY, encoded by the coding sequence ATGTCACAAGTTCAAACCGAGCGAGTTCCCTACAAAGTCAAAGACATCAATCTAGCGGAATATGGCCGCAAAGAGATTGGAATTGCTGAAAACGAGATGCCAGGATTGATGGCACTTCGTGAGAAATACGGTGATTCGAAACCACTAGCGGGTGCTCGGATCGCGGGCTGCTTGCACATGACGATCCAAACAGCCGTCTTGATCGAAACCCTCGTCGCGCTCGGCGCGGAAGTCACCTGGAGCAGCTGTAACATCTTCAGCACACAGGATCACGCCGCGGCAGCCATCGCTGCGACAGGCGTCCCCGTTTATGCCTGGAAAGGCATGAACGAGCAGGAATTTGATTGGTGTATCGAGCAAACATTGAATTTTCCATCGGGCAAACCACTCAACATGATTTTGGACGATGGCGGTGACTTGACCGCAATGGTTCACGATAAATTCCCAGAACTATTGAAAGATATTAAGGGTATCAGCGAAGAGACCACAGCCGGTATCCATCGCTTGGAAGTCTTGAACCGAACCGGCCGATTGCAGGTGCCTGCATTCAACGTGAACGATTCCGCGACCAAGAGTAAGTTTGACAACTTGTACGGATGCCGCGAATCGCTAGCCGACGGTGTCAAGCGCGCTACCGACGTCATGCTTGCTGGTAAAGTCGCCGTCGTCTGCGGCTACGGCGATGTGGGCAAGGGCTGTGCTCACAGCCTGCAACGGTATGGTTGCCGCGTCATCGTTACGGAAATTGATCCGATCAATGCACTGCAAGCGGCGATGGAAGGCTTCGAAGTGACGACGATGGAAGAGGCTGCGAAAGAGGGCCGCTTGTTCGTTACCACGACGGGCAACAAGGACATCATCTTGGGAAGTCATATGGTCGAGATGGCTGACGACGCAATCCTTTGCAACATCGGTCACTTTGATACCGAAATCGATATCGCTTGGTTGGAATCCGAAGTCGAAGCGGGACGCGTGACCAAGGTCGAAATCAAGCCCTCCGATGTCGGCGCCGTCGATCGTTACACATTCAAGGAAACCGGACGCAGTATTCTGATTTTGGCAAAGGGACGTTTGGTCAATTTGGGTTGTGCGACGGGCCATCCAAGCTTTGTCATGAGCACCTCGTTCACCAACCAAGTGTTGGCTCAGATGGAACTTTGGAACAACGATGGCCAATACGAAACCAAGGTCTACATGTTGCCGAAGCGATTGGATGAAGAAGTGGCCCGTTTGCACCTCGGCAAGCTTGGGGTGAAGTTGACGAAGTTGACCGAAGATCAAGCGAAATACATTGGTGTGCCTATCGACGGACCTTACAAGTCCGATCATTACCGCTACTAG
- the dnaK gene encoding molecular chaperone DnaK, whose amino-acid sequence MAQGEKIIGIDLGTTNSVVAVMEGSEPKVIPNPEGNRLTPSVVAFTDKEDTIVGEPARRQAVTNPTRTVYSVKRFMGRRHNEVESEEKMVPYGVTGAADEYVKIKVGDKEYSPEEISAKVLRKLKEAAESYLGHKVSKAVITVPAYFNDAQRQATKNAGQIAGLEVARIINEPTAAALAYGLDKKKDEKIIVFDLGGGTFDVSVLEVADSGDEDQESRVFQVISTAGNTHLGGDDFDEALIHYVASDFKKESGIDLRNDAMALQRLQEACEKAKKELSTLPETDINLPFITMDQSGPKHLTMKITRSKFEELIDSLVEKVREPVLQALKDAGMKPSDIDEVVLVGGSTRVPKVRETVKAIFGGKEPHQGVNPDEVVAIGAAIQGSVLAGERTDVLLLDVAPLTLGIETEGGVMTSLVERNTTIPVEKKNVFSTAADNQSAVTVRVFQGERKIAAHNRLLGEFNLEGIPPQPRGVPQIEVKFDIDQNGILSVSAKELKTGKEASVTIKEAGGLSEDEIEQMRKDAEVNADEDKRQFELVEARNKASQQVYQLEKLMTDNKDKLSDSDTEPMNKAIEKVKTAAEGEDVAAIKQATDELDAASQAFSKVLYEKTEAAGDSTAGGGASEAAAAASQDDDAIDADFEVKD is encoded by the coding sequence ATGGCTCAAGGCGAAAAAATTATCGGGATTGACCTCGGCACGACCAACAGCGTCGTGGCGGTAATGGAAGGCAGTGAGCCTAAGGTTATCCCCAACCCGGAAGGCAACCGTTTGACCCCGAGTGTGGTTGCGTTCACGGACAAAGAAGACACGATCGTCGGCGAACCAGCCCGGCGTCAAGCGGTCACCAACCCGACACGCACCGTTTACTCGGTCAAGCGTTTCATGGGTCGTCGGCACAACGAGGTTGAATCCGAAGAAAAGATGGTTCCCTATGGTGTCACCGGGGCTGCGGATGAGTACGTCAAGATCAAGGTCGGTGATAAAGAGTATTCGCCAGAAGAGATTTCAGCCAAGGTTCTGCGCAAGTTGAAGGAAGCGGCTGAGTCGTACTTGGGCCATAAAGTCAGCAAAGCGGTTATCACCGTCCCGGCATACTTTAACGATGCTCAACGACAAGCGACGAAGAACGCGGGCCAAATCGCGGGCTTGGAAGTCGCTCGGATCATCAACGAACCAACGGCTGCTGCACTCGCTTACGGCCTCGACAAGAAGAAAGACGAGAAGATCATCGTCTTTGACCTTGGTGGTGGTACGTTCGACGTTTCGGTATTGGAAGTTGCCGACAGCGGGGATGAAGATCAGGAAAGTCGAGTGTTCCAAGTTATCAGTACCGCAGGGAACACACACCTCGGTGGTGACGACTTTGACGAAGCTCTGATTCATTATGTCGCAAGCGATTTCAAGAAGGAAAGTGGAATCGATCTTCGAAACGACGCAATGGCGTTACAGCGATTGCAGGAAGCTTGCGAAAAGGCCAAGAAAGAACTCAGTACCCTGCCTGAAACCGACATCAATTTGCCGTTTATCACGATGGATCAATCAGGTCCGAAGCACCTGACGATGAAAATCACCCGAAGCAAATTCGAAGAGTTGATCGATTCGCTCGTCGAAAAGGTCCGTGAACCTGTGTTGCAAGCGTTGAAGGACGCAGGAATGAAGCCTAGCGACATCGATGAGGTCGTCTTGGTTGGTGGTAGCACGCGGGTCCCCAAGGTTCGCGAAACGGTCAAGGCAATTTTCGGCGGCAAAGAACCTCATCAAGGGGTCAACCCCGATGAAGTGGTTGCCATCGGTGCTGCGATTCAAGGTAGCGTTTTGGCGGGTGAACGAACCGACGTTCTCCTGCTCGACGTAGCGCCACTGACCTTGGGAATTGAAACCGAAGGCGGCGTGATGACTTCCCTTGTCGAACGCAACACGACGATCCCCGTCGAAAAGAAGAATGTCTTCAGTACGGCTGCCGATAACCAATCGGCGGTAACGGTGCGAGTCTTCCAAGGCGAACGCAAAATAGCCGCACACAACCGGTTGCTGGGCGAATTCAATCTCGAGGGCATTCCACCGCAGCCACGAGGCGTCCCGCAAATCGAAGTCAAGTTCGACATCGACCAAAACGGTATCCTCAGCGTTTCGGCCAAGGAACTCAAAACGGGGAAAGAAGCTTCGGTAACGATCAAGGAAGCGGGTGGTTTGAGCGAGGACGAGATCGAACAAATGCGGAAAGACGCTGAAGTCAATGCGGATGAAGATAAACGTCAATTCGAACTGGTCGAAGCTCGCAACAAGGCCAGCCAACAGGTTTATCAACTCGAAAAGTTGATGACGGATAACAAGGACAAGCTTTCCGATTCGGATACCGAGCCGATGAACAAGGCGATTGAAAAGGTCAAAACGGCTGCCGAGGGAGAAGATGTTGCTGCGATCAAGCAAGCGACGGACGAGCTCGATGCCGCCTCTCAGGCCTTTAGCAAGGTACTTTACGAAAAGACCGAGGCAGCCGGAGATAGCACAGCCGGTGGTGGAGCGTCCGAAGCAGCCGCCGCCGCCAGCCAAGATGACGACGCAATCGACGCCGATTTCGAAGTCAAAGACTAA
- a CDS encoding protein kinase domain-containing protein, whose protein sequence is MADIEQFDGASDDEQANKQMVGDVDKRPLLTDLHGAKLPIHSTIEELEFLQRGGLGAVYVGEDMLVHRRVAVKFLHQHLASEPMCLERFALEAEVTARLEHPGVIPLYGVGQTDEGTPFYAMRFIDGQSMDDLVMTLHNPVPENPAKHGSATGRSGGAIENDPRYRLLLNHFVSVCKTIAYAHNRGIVHRDIKPANVMLGKYGETIVVDWGLAIPVVRDEPFRQSGENTLMPVPAGESSTSGHGAGTPLYMSPEQASMLAPTPASDIYSLGATLYKILCGRAPVDGSSLVEVKQRVIDGQITPLRDIRTHVPPALASIAYKALSLKPSHRYSTALKMAEDVEAFLADQPVAAHKESWLARSMRVARHNRSATQTALVALAIGSILTVFALLTLGAYATRERYLRKDAQAAQTEAAEAQQRAERLRSESMAMSAKFLANSIANEIDLRWRILEAEASSPVLRQLIVELNKKVPTASVDPDRDDGGLVLEQLEPARSQLQNWLQARYIDNQRAVKSVSWFVQGVDGTQLARVRPSESIGRNYRHRDYFHGLGRDFDLAEMLAANEQPKPLVGKLVYMSVAYQSTNTHALQVSFSVPIYDAEVEQYARKKIGVMAMSVELGDFAMDPNTWLIDTRPDQFAGQRGMLLQHPKLGQRSETDEPPHLDEAWVGQMLERRRQRMRRSDPIGSEDTAENVSMIQDPIEQTMTMAATEPIIVHGRPAEIADTGWIVVVTETD, encoded by the coding sequence ATGGCCGACATTGAACAATTCGACGGCGCGAGTGATGATGAGCAGGCCAACAAGCAAATGGTGGGCGATGTTGACAAACGCCCCTTGCTGACCGATTTGCACGGCGCAAAACTGCCCATCCATTCGACGATCGAAGAGTTGGAGTTTTTGCAACGTGGTGGTCTTGGGGCGGTCTATGTCGGCGAGGACATGCTGGTTCATCGTCGTGTCGCCGTCAAGTTTCTGCATCAACATTTAGCGTCCGAGCCAATGTGTCTCGAACGCTTCGCCCTGGAAGCCGAGGTCACTGCGAGACTCGAACACCCAGGTGTGATCCCACTTTATGGTGTCGGTCAGACCGATGAGGGCACTCCATTCTATGCGATGCGTTTCATCGACGGCCAGTCGATGGACGACTTGGTGATGACGCTGCACAATCCAGTGCCGGAGAATCCCGCCAAGCATGGCTCGGCAACGGGACGGTCTGGCGGAGCGATTGAAAACGATCCTCGTTACCGTCTTTTACTCAATCACTTTGTTTCGGTTTGCAAGACGATCGCGTATGCACACAATCGTGGGATTGTGCATCGCGATATTAAACCTGCGAACGTTATGCTGGGAAAATATGGCGAAACAATCGTTGTCGATTGGGGATTGGCGATCCCCGTTGTGCGTGATGAACCGTTCCGGCAAAGTGGCGAAAACACGTTGATGCCAGTGCCGGCGGGCGAAAGCAGCACATCGGGGCACGGAGCGGGGACTCCGCTTTACATGAGTCCCGAGCAAGCATCGATGTTGGCCCCAACACCGGCGAGCGATATCTATAGTCTTGGGGCGACCCTCTACAAAATTCTTTGTGGACGCGCCCCCGTGGATGGCTCCTCGCTCGTCGAAGTCAAACAACGGGTGATTGACGGCCAAATCACTCCGCTACGTGACATTCGCACGCATGTCCCCCCCGCCTTGGCATCGATCGCCTACAAGGCGCTATCCTTGAAGCCGTCTCATCGCTATTCGACCGCGTTGAAGATGGCGGAGGATGTCGAAGCCTTTTTGGCTGACCAGCCAGTCGCCGCACACAAAGAATCGTGGCTGGCTCGATCGATGCGTGTCGCCCGACACAATCGTTCAGCAACACAGACGGCGTTGGTGGCATTGGCTATCGGATCTATCTTGACCGTGTTTGCCTTGCTAACGCTCGGTGCCTATGCAACCCGCGAAAGGTACTTGCGAAAGGATGCACAAGCCGCTCAAACGGAAGCCGCTGAGGCGCAACAGCGAGCCGAACGACTTCGTAGCGAGTCGATGGCGATGTCGGCAAAGTTCCTAGCCAACTCAATTGCCAATGAGATTGATCTGAGATGGCGGATCTTGGAAGCGGAAGCATCGTCGCCCGTTCTCCGGCAATTGATTGTCGAACTGAACAAGAAAGTACCAACGGCATCGGTTGACCCCGACCGCGATGACGGCGGTCTGGTACTCGAGCAATTGGAGCCTGCAAGAAGTCAGCTGCAGAATTGGCTACAAGCTCGTTACATCGACAATCAACGCGCGGTGAAGTCCGTATCGTGGTTCGTGCAAGGAGTCGATGGTACCCAATTGGCTCGCGTTCGCCCTTCGGAAAGTATTGGACGCAACTACCGTCACCGTGATTATTTCCATGGTCTTGGACGCGACTTCGACCTAGCGGAAATGCTGGCTGCCAATGAGCAACCCAAACCATTGGTGGGCAAACTCGTCTATATGTCGGTTGCGTACCAAAGCACCAACACCCATGCGCTTCAAGTTTCCTTTTCGGTGCCGATCTACGACGCAGAAGTGGAACAATATGCCCGAAAGAAGATCGGTGTCATGGCGATGTCGGTTGAGTTGGGGGATTTTGCGATGGACCCAAATACGTGGTTGATCGACACCCGACCCGACCAATTCGCAGGCCAGCGAGGCATGTTGCTCCAGCATCCCAAACTAGGACAGCGTAGCGAAACCGACGAACCGCCTCATCTCGATGAAGCTTGGGTTGGTCAGATGCTTGAACGGCGTCGCCAACGGATGCGTCGCAGTGACCCAATAGGCAGCGAGGACACCGCTGAAAACGTGTCGATGATCCAAGATCCGATCGAGCAAACAATGACGATGGCAGCCACCGAACCGATCATTGTCCACGGGCGCCCCGCGGAGATTGCCGATACCGGTTGGATCGTCGTTGTCACCGAAACGGATTAA